The Streptococcus viridans genome contains the following window.
GTAGTTGGTCAAACAGCTGCTTATGTACGTAGCCTTCGTTCACCAGAACCTTACAAAGGTAAAGGGATCCGTTATGTTGGTGAATTCGTTCGCCGTAAAGAAGGTAAAACAGGTAAATAATGTTGAGTGGTTGTTTGTCAACCACCCACCTATTTTCCAACTCAGTGCTTAGCACATGATTTTAAAATTAAGAGGTGAAAATTGTGATTTCGAAACCAGATAAAAATAAAATCCGTCAAAAACGCCACCGTCGCGTTCGCGGAAAACTCTCTGGAACTGCTGATCGCCCACGTTTGAACGTATTCCGTTCTAATACAGGCATCTACGCTCAAGTAATTGATGACGTAGCGGGTGTAACGCTCGCAAGCGCTTCAACTCTTGACAAAGAAGTTTCAAAAGGAACTAAAACTGAACAAGCCGTTGTTGTCGGCAAACTTGTTGCTGAACGTGCAGTTGCTAAAGGTATTTCTGAAGTGGTGTTCGACCGCGGTGGATATCTATATCACGGACGTGTTAAAGCTTTGGCTGATGCAGCTCGTGAAAACGGATTGAAATTCTAATAGGAGGACACTAGAAAATGGCATTTAAAGACAATGCAGTTGAACTTGAAGAACGCGTGGTTGCCATCAACCGTGTTACAAAAGTTGTTAAAGGTGGACGTCGTCTTCGCTTTGCAGCTCTTGTAGTTGTTGGTGACCGTAACGGACGTGTTGGTTTTGGTACAGGTAAAGCTCAAGAAGTACCAGAAGCTATCCGTAAAGCAGTAGAAGATGCTAAGAAAAACTTGATTGAAGTTCCTATGGTTGGAACAACAATTCCACACGAAGTAACATCAGTAT
Protein-coding sequences here:
- the rplR gene encoding 50S ribosomal protein L18, whose amino-acid sequence is MISKPDKNKIRQKRHRRVRGKLSGTADRPRLNVFRSNTGIYAQVIDDVAGVTLASASTLDKEVSKGTKTEQAVVVGKLVAERAVAKGISEVVFDRGGYLYHGRVKALADAARENGLKF
- the rpsE gene encoding 30S ribosomal protein S5, whose product is MAFKDNAVELEERVVAINRVTKVVKGGRRLRFAALVVVGDRNGRVGFGTGKAQEVPEAIRKAVEDAKKNLIEVPMVGTTIPHEVTSVFGGARVLLKPAIEGAGVAAGGAVRAVVELAGIADVTSKSLGSNTPINIVRATVEGLAQLKRAEEVAALRGISVSDLA